The Vidua chalybeata isolate OUT-0048 chromosome 6, bVidCha1 merged haplotype, whole genome shotgun sequence genome has a segment encoding these proteins:
- the RPAP1 gene encoding RNA polymerase II-associated protein 1 isoform X2: MLSRPKPGESEADLLRFQNQFLAARASPAVKIVKKADKRKGKERSTDAERPPLQDSKDVVMLDGFPDSLPALTPAPPKKSKVKSASVHFEDEDPEERLESHDRHITAVFSKIIERDTSAVAVTMPVPTGDPFPRTFHRSEIKSEVQLGSGKKSIFAQKMAAKRAAEKAATTPSAAEFVEVRSAAPDALDPVGSMGETLLPSSRDDKDDDFLTSQHPCLITGEGLGSQKSEQEAQAIHKENLEKLRSMSEEEILQEQARLLAQLDPSLVAFLKSRRGNNEGPKKELKMELNRPEEFVESLPVAQHGVKSSLSMQESGLEEHERKEESMKVEIMDDDLPVKPRKEWIHMDNVEFEKLEWMKDLPSPRQKKTKKGMQARFSLKGELIPADADLPTHLGLHHHGEEAERAGYSLQELFHLSRSQVTQQRTLALQVLGCIVQRARAGEFASSLKGSVLRLLLDAGFLFLLRFSLDDTVENVMAASVGALHALLVSLDDEKYLDWTFSWYQGMAAFPFVPNNEEEEEEEEEELNGTEKSQNKKLKDENKPDPDVARYDVVKGLLKTRIQHRLRYILEVVRPVPSVVLDILHILTHIARHSSEACSQLLDCPRLIETIVREFLPTQWDPKVAEPGFLLTSLHGVACASAMKFIRVLASGGRNATARLLNKFEMKSRLSRFIAEEPLDVPLPREEATRLSTESFRLWAVAAGYGQACDLYSDLYPVLVRILQSLPELLSGKSPVVELSVQRAAAVVTLLTHVTQTAGYAAELQAKLSSNNSEDSEPIPPPPVVWSQVSGLQPFLETSLKKILQQLSQTETWQTLQPLTTTCVIFLGVYYSAYSQQPSVNPVDCLEELERLTSEVLQPLLSQPAIDSMWDLLRPCSALCNPLSCSPAPESVSSIASLSCTGGKPPLSLVGSKSPFPFLTALLFLINNITHIHKGLTSKYSSVLGFRGLKDYLHQSWQSGPPSVTPSSAWILRHEYHLQYFVLALAQRMAGTCPDSTQHASLHHCVAMALLSRLLPGSEHLAHEVLLDLAFNPEFLPEGKAGGPEAADFSDILHLGTSAKLAQPGSAAAFLPKVTRGALLRESYQNLPSIRSCYLSHFVHLQPTLTRSQASYQGQNYLIQSMLLPEVRGPILPSDWPFFPLISLYNKVTNAETRGAILNSLPLDLINTVTWNLQWVLLLETWRSKILQSIPTAAKLARLMCVFLTGSDLFLETPIHRYTAALLSVYCQPKALDSLNLDAPLPGLASFHDLYISLLEQFEGVSFGDPLFGVFVLLPLQKRFSVHLRLSVFGEHTNILRALGVPLQQFPVPLERYTSPPEDNLNLLRLYFRTLVTGALRHTWCPVLYVVAVAHVNSFIFSQESTAQETDAARKSMLRKTWLLVDENLKKHLLYYRLVNAESPLGFDLYEQLPPMRLRYLQIVTQKEITENAPALDS, translated from the exons ATGCTGTCGAGACCAAAGCCTGGGGAGTCCGAGGCAGACCTGCTGCGCTTTCAGAACCAGTTCCTGGCAGCCAGAGCTTCACCTGCAGTGAAGATTGTGAAGAAAGCAGacaagaggaaagggaaggaacGGAGCACAGATGCTGAGAGACCCCCGCTACAGGACAGCAAAGATGTAGTCATGTTGGATG GTTTTCCTGATTCTCTCCCAGCTCTAACTCCAGCTCCTCCAAAAAAGTCCAAGGTGAAAAGTGCTAGTGTCCACTTTGAGGATGAAGATCCAGAGGAAAGATTGGAGAGTCACGATCGACACATTACGGCAGTCTTCAGCAAAATCATT gaacgAGACACAAGTGCAGTAGCAGTGACCATGCCAGTCCCCACGGGAGACCCATTCCCAAGGACATTTCACCGCTCTGAGATAAAAAGTGAG GTGCAGCTgggatctggaaaaaaaagcatctttgCTCAGAAGATGGCAGCGaaaagagctgctgaaaaggCAGCGACGACTCCCTCTGCTGCCGAGTTCGTGGAAGTAAGATCAGCTGCTCCGGATGCCTTGGATCCTGTGGGATCCATGGGAGAGACActtctccccagcagcagggatg ATAAAGATGATGACTTTTTGACCTCTCAGCATCCTTGTCTCATAACGGGAGAGGGTCTTGGAAGCCAAAAGAGTGAGCAGGAAGCTCAAGCTATTCACAAAGAGAACTTGGAGAAGCTGCGGTCCATGTCTGAGGAAGagatcctgcaggagcaggcGAGGCTTCTGGCTCAGCTGG ATCCCAGTTTAGTTGCTTTCTTGAAATCGCGACGTGGTAACAATGAAGGCCcgaaaaaggaattaaaaatggaaCTGAACAGACCGGAGGAGTTTGTGGAATCTCTGCCTGTGGCTCAGCATGGTGTAAAATCATCTCTTTCCATGCAGGAGTCAGGTCTAGAAGAAcatgaaaggaaggaagaaagtaTGAAGGTAGAAATCATGG ATGATGATCTGCCTGTGAAGCCCAGGAAGGAGTGGATTCACATGGACAATGTAGAGTTTGAGAAGCTGGAATGGATGAAAGATTTGCCCTCACCTCggcagaagaaaaccaaaaag GGAATGCAAGCTCGATTCAGTTTAAAGGGAGAATTGATTCCTGCAGATGCTGATTTGCCAACACATCTAGGCTTGCACCACCATGGAGAAGAGGCAGAG AGAGCTGGTTATTCTCTGCAAGAGCTCTTTCATCTGTCTCGCAGCCAAGTTACACAACAGAGGACACTGGCTCTACAGGTCTTAGGTTGTATTGTTCAAAGG GCCAGGGCTGGAGAGTTTGCTTCCTCGTTGAAGGGCAGCGTTCTGCGTCTGCTGCTTGATGCTGGCTTTCTCTTCTTGCTCCGCTTCTCGCTGGATGACACAGTGGAAAATGTCATGGCAGCATCTGTTGGTGCTCTCCACGCTCTGCTGGTGTCACTTGATGATGAG AAATATCTCGATTGGACTTTCTCATGGTACCAAGGGATGGCTGCATTCCCCTTTGTCCCTAAcaatgaggaggaagaagaggaggaagaggaagagttAAATGGAACAGAgaaatctcaaaataaaaaattaaaggatGAAAACAAGCCAGACCCAGATGTGGCCCGATACGATGTTGTAAAG GGACTTTTGAAGACAAGGATCCAGCACCGGCTAAGGTACATCCTAGAGGTGGTGCGACCTGTTCCATCAGTAGTCCTGGATATACTGCACATCCTCACCCATATAGCAAGGCACTCCTCGGAAGCATGCAGCCAG ctgcttgACTGTCCTCGACTGATTGAGACCATTGTCAGGGAATTTCTCCCTACTCAGTGGGATCCCAAAGTGGCTGAACCAGGGTTTTTACTTACCAGTCTCCACGGAGTTGCTTGTGCCAGTGCTATGAAGTTCATCAGGGTGTTGGCATCTGGAGGCCGAAATGCAACAGCCAGGCTG CTTAACAAATTTGAAATGAAGAGTCGGTTGAGTCGCTTTATCGCTGAAGAGCCTCTGGATGTGCCTCTGCCGAGGGAGGAAGCCACGAGGCTGAGCACCGAATCCTTCCGGCTGTGGGCTGTGGCTGCCGGCTACGGGCAGGCCTGCGACCTCTACAG TGATCTCTACCCTGTGCTGGTGAGGATACTGCAGTCCCTGCCCGAGTTGCTCAGTGGGAAGAGCCCTGTGGTTGAGTTGTCTGTGCAGCGAGCTGCAGCAGTGGTTACGCTGTTGACACATGTGACACAAACAGCAGGATACGCGGCAGAGCTGCAGGCCAAGTTAAGCAG CAATAACTCCGAAGATAGTGAACCAATCCCACCTCCTCCAGTAGTATGGAGTCAAGTGTCAGGCTTACAGCCCTTCCTTGAGAcaagtctgaaaaaaatccttcagcagCTATCCCAGACAGAAACTTGGCAAACTCTCCAGCCTCTAACCACGACTTGTGTGATCTTTTTGGGAGTTTATTACAGTGCTTACAGCCAACAG CCATCAGTCAATCCAGTTGACTGCTTAGAGGAACTGGAACGTTTGACAtcagaggtgctgcagccccttctcAGCCAGCCAGCCATAGACAGCATGTGGGACTTGCTCAG GCCATGTTCTGCTTTGTGCAACCCTCTGTCCTGTTCCCCGGCACCGGAATCTGTCAGCAGCATTGCATCTTTGAGTTGCACTGGAGGCAAACCTCCTTTGAGCCTGGTTGGCTCCAAGTCACCTTTCCCCTTCCTCACTGCCCTCTTATTTCTCATCAATAACATCACTCACATTCATAAGGGCCTGACTAGCAAG tacagctctgtgctgggcttcAGAGGCTTGAAGGATTATCTGCATCAAAGCTGGCAGAGTGGACCTCCTTCTGTGACTCCCTCATCTGCGTGGATCCTGCGCCATGAATATCACTTGCAGTACTTTGTGTTAGCGTTGGCTCAGAGAATG GCAGGCACTTGTCCGGATTCCACCCAGCATGCCTCACTCCATCACTGTGTTGCCATGGCATTGCTAAGCCGTCTGTTGCCAGGGAGTGAGCATCTGGCTCACGAGGTCCTACTGGATCTTGCCTTTAATCCAGAGTTTCTTCC TGAAGGGAAAGCTGGTGGGCCAGAAGCAGCTGACTTCTCTGATATTCTGCATCTGGGCACCAGTGCCAaactggcacagcctggctctgcagcagcatttcttccaAAGGTTACTCGTGGTGCCCTGCTGAGAGAATCATACCAGAATCTGCCTTCCATTCGTTCCTGCTACCTCTCCCACTTTGTCCACTTGCAGCCCACCCTTACACGTTCTCAGGCATCCTACCAAGGGCAGAATTACCTCATCCAGTCAATGCTGCTTCCTGAGGTCAGAGGGCCCATCCTGCCTTCAGACTGGCCATTCTTTCCACTTATCAGCCTCTACAACAAAGTGACTAATGCAGAGACACGTGGGGCCATACTGAACTCTCTCCCACTTGATCTCATCAACACTGTGACCTGGAACCTGCAGTGGGTCTTGTTGCTGGAAACCTGGCGTTCTAAAATCCTTCAGAGCATCCCGACTGCTGCCAAGCTTGCACGGCTTATGTGTGTCTTCCTCACTGGCAGTGACCTCTTTCTAGAAACACCAATCCACCGCTACACAGCTGCCCTTCTCTCTGTGTATTGCCAACCCAAGGCCCTGGACTCCCTGAACTTGGATGCTCCTCTCCCTGGTTTGGCGTCCTTCCATGATCTCTATATAAGTCTCCTGGAGCAATTTGAGGGCGTCTCCTTTGGAGATCCACTCTTTGGAGTCTTTGTTCTTCTACCTCTACAGAAGCGTTTCAGTGTTCATCTGCGTCTCTCTGTTTTTGGGGAGCACACAAATATCCTGCGGGCGCTGGGAGTGCCATTACAGCAG TTTCCTGTGCCTCTTGAGCGCTACACTTCCCCTCCTGAGGATAACCTGAACCTCCTGCGACTCTACTTCCGAACACTGGTCACTGGTGCACTGCGCCACACCTGGTGCCCTGTTCTGTATGTGGTGGCTGTGGCCCATGtgaacagttttattttctcccaagAAAGCACAGCACAG GAGACAGATGCTGCTCGGAAAAGCATGCTGCGAAAGACGTGGCTGTTGGTGGATGAG aactTGAAAAAGCACCTGCTGTACTACAGACTGGTGAATGCAGAGAGTCCTTTAGGATTTGACCTTTATGAGCAGCTCCCTCCCATGCGACTGAGGTACCTGCAGATAGtgacacagaaagaaattacagagAATGCACCAGCACTAGACTCATAG
- the RPAP1 gene encoding RNA polymerase II-associated protein 1 isoform X3, whose product MLSRPKPGESEADLLRFQNQFLAARASPAVKIVKKADKRKGKERSTDAERPPLQDSKDVVMLDGFPDSLPALTPAPPKKSKVKSASVHFEDEDPEERLESHDRHITAVFSKIIERDTSAVAVTMPVPTGDPFPRTFHRSEIKSEVQLGSGKKSIFAQKMAAKRAAEKAATTPSAAEFVEVRSAAPDALDPVGSMGETLLPSSRDDKDDDFLTSQHPCLITGEGLGSQKSEQEAQAIHKENLEKLRSMSEEEILQEQARLLAQLDPSLVAFLKSRRGNNEGPKKELKMELNRPEEFVESLPVAQHGVKSSLSMQESGLEEHERKEESMKVEIMDDDLPVKPRKEWIHMDNVEFEKLEWMKDLPSPRQKKTKKGMQARFSLKGELIPADADLPTHLGLHHHGEEAERAGYSLQELFHLSRSQVTQQRTLALQVLGCIVQRARAGEFASSLKGSVLRLLLDAGFLFLLRFSLDDTVENVMAASVGALHALLVSLDDEKYLDWTFSWYQGMAAFPFVPNNEEEEEEEEEELNGTEKSQNKKLKDENKPDPDVARYDVVKGLLKTRIQHRLRYILEVVRPVPSVVLDILHILTHIARHSSEACSQLLDCPRLIETIVREFLPTQWDPKVAEPGFLLTSLHGVACASAMKFIRVLASGGRNATARLLNKFEMKSRLSRFIAEEPLDVPLPREEATRLSTESFRLWAVAAGYGQACDLYSDLYPVLVRILQSLPELLSGKSPVVELSVQRAAAVVTLLTHVTQTAGYAAELQAKLSSNNSEDSEPIPPPPVVWSQVSGLQPFLETSLKKILQQLSQTETWQTLQPLTTTCVIFLGVYYSAYSQQPSVNPVDCLEELERLTSEVLQPLLSQPAIDSMWDLLRPCSALCNPLSCSPAPESVSSIASLSCTGGKPPLSLVGSKSPFPFLTALLFLINNITHIHKGLTSKYSSVLGFRGLKDYLHQSWQSGPPSVTPSSAWILRHEYHLQYFVLALAQRMAGTCPDSTQHASLHHCVAMALLSRLLPGSEHLAHEVLLDLAFNPEFLPFLCLLSATLPLLRIT is encoded by the exons ATGCTGTCGAGACCAAAGCCTGGGGAGTCCGAGGCAGACCTGCTGCGCTTTCAGAACCAGTTCCTGGCAGCCAGAGCTTCACCTGCAGTGAAGATTGTGAAGAAAGCAGacaagaggaaagggaaggaacGGAGCACAGATGCTGAGAGACCCCCGCTACAGGACAGCAAAGATGTAGTCATGTTGGATG GTTTTCCTGATTCTCTCCCAGCTCTAACTCCAGCTCCTCCAAAAAAGTCCAAGGTGAAAAGTGCTAGTGTCCACTTTGAGGATGAAGATCCAGAGGAAAGATTGGAGAGTCACGATCGACACATTACGGCAGTCTTCAGCAAAATCATT gaacgAGACACAAGTGCAGTAGCAGTGACCATGCCAGTCCCCACGGGAGACCCATTCCCAAGGACATTTCACCGCTCTGAGATAAAAAGTGAG GTGCAGCTgggatctggaaaaaaaagcatctttgCTCAGAAGATGGCAGCGaaaagagctgctgaaaaggCAGCGACGACTCCCTCTGCTGCCGAGTTCGTGGAAGTAAGATCAGCTGCTCCGGATGCCTTGGATCCTGTGGGATCCATGGGAGAGACActtctccccagcagcagggatg ATAAAGATGATGACTTTTTGACCTCTCAGCATCCTTGTCTCATAACGGGAGAGGGTCTTGGAAGCCAAAAGAGTGAGCAGGAAGCTCAAGCTATTCACAAAGAGAACTTGGAGAAGCTGCGGTCCATGTCTGAGGAAGagatcctgcaggagcaggcGAGGCTTCTGGCTCAGCTGG ATCCCAGTTTAGTTGCTTTCTTGAAATCGCGACGTGGTAACAATGAAGGCCcgaaaaaggaattaaaaatggaaCTGAACAGACCGGAGGAGTTTGTGGAATCTCTGCCTGTGGCTCAGCATGGTGTAAAATCATCTCTTTCCATGCAGGAGTCAGGTCTAGAAGAAcatgaaaggaaggaagaaagtaTGAAGGTAGAAATCATGG ATGATGATCTGCCTGTGAAGCCCAGGAAGGAGTGGATTCACATGGACAATGTAGAGTTTGAGAAGCTGGAATGGATGAAAGATTTGCCCTCACCTCggcagaagaaaaccaaaaag GGAATGCAAGCTCGATTCAGTTTAAAGGGAGAATTGATTCCTGCAGATGCTGATTTGCCAACACATCTAGGCTTGCACCACCATGGAGAAGAGGCAGAG AGAGCTGGTTATTCTCTGCAAGAGCTCTTTCATCTGTCTCGCAGCCAAGTTACACAACAGAGGACACTGGCTCTACAGGTCTTAGGTTGTATTGTTCAAAGG GCCAGGGCTGGAGAGTTTGCTTCCTCGTTGAAGGGCAGCGTTCTGCGTCTGCTGCTTGATGCTGGCTTTCTCTTCTTGCTCCGCTTCTCGCTGGATGACACAGTGGAAAATGTCATGGCAGCATCTGTTGGTGCTCTCCACGCTCTGCTGGTGTCACTTGATGATGAG AAATATCTCGATTGGACTTTCTCATGGTACCAAGGGATGGCTGCATTCCCCTTTGTCCCTAAcaatgaggaggaagaagaggaggaagaggaagagttAAATGGAACAGAgaaatctcaaaataaaaaattaaaggatGAAAACAAGCCAGACCCAGATGTGGCCCGATACGATGTTGTAAAG GGACTTTTGAAGACAAGGATCCAGCACCGGCTAAGGTACATCCTAGAGGTGGTGCGACCTGTTCCATCAGTAGTCCTGGATATACTGCACATCCTCACCCATATAGCAAGGCACTCCTCGGAAGCATGCAGCCAG ctgcttgACTGTCCTCGACTGATTGAGACCATTGTCAGGGAATTTCTCCCTACTCAGTGGGATCCCAAAGTGGCTGAACCAGGGTTTTTACTTACCAGTCTCCACGGAGTTGCTTGTGCCAGTGCTATGAAGTTCATCAGGGTGTTGGCATCTGGAGGCCGAAATGCAACAGCCAGGCTG CTTAACAAATTTGAAATGAAGAGTCGGTTGAGTCGCTTTATCGCTGAAGAGCCTCTGGATGTGCCTCTGCCGAGGGAGGAAGCCACGAGGCTGAGCACCGAATCCTTCCGGCTGTGGGCTGTGGCTGCCGGCTACGGGCAGGCCTGCGACCTCTACAG TGATCTCTACCCTGTGCTGGTGAGGATACTGCAGTCCCTGCCCGAGTTGCTCAGTGGGAAGAGCCCTGTGGTTGAGTTGTCTGTGCAGCGAGCTGCAGCAGTGGTTACGCTGTTGACACATGTGACACAAACAGCAGGATACGCGGCAGAGCTGCAGGCCAAGTTAAGCAG CAATAACTCCGAAGATAGTGAACCAATCCCACCTCCTCCAGTAGTATGGAGTCAAGTGTCAGGCTTACAGCCCTTCCTTGAGAcaagtctgaaaaaaatccttcagcagCTATCCCAGACAGAAACTTGGCAAACTCTCCAGCCTCTAACCACGACTTGTGTGATCTTTTTGGGAGTTTATTACAGTGCTTACAGCCAACAG CCATCAGTCAATCCAGTTGACTGCTTAGAGGAACTGGAACGTTTGACAtcagaggtgctgcagccccttctcAGCCAGCCAGCCATAGACAGCATGTGGGACTTGCTCAG GCCATGTTCTGCTTTGTGCAACCCTCTGTCCTGTTCCCCGGCACCGGAATCTGTCAGCAGCATTGCATCTTTGAGTTGCACTGGAGGCAAACCTCCTTTGAGCCTGGTTGGCTCCAAGTCACCTTTCCCCTTCCTCACTGCCCTCTTATTTCTCATCAATAACATCACTCACATTCATAAGGGCCTGACTAGCAAG tacagctctgtgctgggcttcAGAGGCTTGAAGGATTATCTGCATCAAAGCTGGCAGAGTGGACCTCCTTCTGTGACTCCCTCATCTGCGTGGATCCTGCGCCATGAATATCACTTGCAGTACTTTGTGTTAGCGTTGGCTCAGAGAATG GCAGGCACTTGTCCGGATTCCACCCAGCATGCCTCACTCCATCACTGTGTTGCCATGGCATTGCTAAGCCGTCTGTTGCCAGGGAGTGAGCATCTGGCTCACGAGGTCCTACTGGATCTTGCCTTTAATCCAGAGTTTCTTCC TTTCCTGTGCCTCTTGAGCGCTACACTTCCCCTCCTGAGGATAACCTGA